One genomic region from Mastacembelus armatus chromosome 21, fMasArm1.2, whole genome shotgun sequence encodes:
- the LOC113123652 gene encoding glutamate decarboxylase 1, with product MAASAPSSSGGEPDPNSTNLRPPGSSYDAWCGVAHGCTRKLGMKICGFLQKNNSLEERSRIVSSLKERTAKTLLSCDNIGGDARFRRTETDFSNLFARDLLPAKNGEEPTMQFLLEIVEILTSYIRKTFDRSTKVLDFHHPHQLLEGMEGFNLELSDQPESLEQILVDCRDTLKYGVRTGHPRFFNQLSTGLDIVGLAGEWLTSTANTNMFTYEIAPVFVLMEQLTLKKMREIIGWPNGEGDGIFSPGGAISNMYSVMIARYKFFPEVKTKGMAAAPRLILFTSEHSHYSIKKASAALGFGTENLILLNTDERGRVIPADLEAKVIAAKQKGYVPMYVNATAGTTVYGAFDPINEIADICEKYNMWLHVDGAWGGGLLMSRKHRYKLNGVQRANSVTWNPHKMMGVPLQCSAILVRERGLLQGCNSMCAGYLFQPDKQYDVTYDTGDKAIQCGRHVDIFKFWLMWKAKGTVGFEQHIDNCLDLSAYLYNKIKNREGFEMVFNEEPQHTNVCFWYIPPSLRSLPDGRERRERLHKVAPKIKAMMMESGTTMVGYQPQGDKVNFFRMVISNPAATRSDIDFLIEEIERLGHDL from the exons ATGGCGGCGTCTGCACCCTCCTCCTCTGGCGGCGAACCGGATCCCAACTCGACAAATTTACGACCACCAGGCTCAA gtTATGATGCTTGGTGTGGAGTTGCTCATGGATGCACTAGAAAACTGGGAATGAAGATATGTG GATTTTTGCAGAAGAACAACAGTctggaggagaggagcaggatTGTGAGTTCCTTAAAGGAGCGCACAGCCAAGACCCTGCTCTCCTGTGATAACATCGGCGGAGACGCGCGTTTCAGACGCACGGAGACGGATTTCTCCAATCTGTTCGCCAGAG ATCTGTTGCCTGCCAAAAATGGAGAGGAGCCGACCATGCAGTTCTTGCTCGAGATTGTGGAAATCCTCACCAGCTACATCCGAAAGACTTTCGACAGATCCACCAAGGTGCTGGACTTCCACCACCCCCACCAGCTGCTGGAGGGCATGGAGGGCTTTAACCTGGAGCTCTCCGACCAGCCTGAGTCTCTGGAGCAGATCCTTGTGGACTGCAGGGACACGCTGAAATATGGAGtgagaacag GTCACCCCAGGTTCTTTAACCAGCTGTCCACTGGATTAGACATCGTTGGGTTGGCAGGAGAGTGGCTGACTTCTACAGCCAACACTAACAT gttTACCTATGAGATCGCCCCTGTTTTTGTACTCATGGAGCAGCTGACActgaaaaagatgagagagatCATTGGCTGGCCTAATGGAGAGGGTGATGGAATATTTTCTCCAG GAGGAGCAATCTCCAACATGTACAGCGTGATGATTGCCAGATACAAGTTCTTCCCCGAGGTCAAGACCAAAGGCATGGCAGCTGCACCCAGGCTGATCCTGTTCACCTCAGAGCAC AGCCACTATTCCATCAAGAAAGCCAGTGCAGCTCTAGGCTTTGGAACAGAGAACCTGATCCTTTTGAACACAGATGAGAG AGGGAGAGTCATTCCTGCTGATTTGGAAGCCAAAGTAATAGCGGCCAAGCAAAAG GGGTATGTTCCGATGTATGTGAACGCCACCGCCGGTACAACTGTCTATGGAGCCTTTGACCCCATCAATGAAATTGCAGACATCTGTGAAAAGTACAACATGTGGCTTCACGTGGAT GGTGCTTGGGGCGGAGGCTTGCTCATGTCCAGGAAACACAGATACAAGTTGAATGGAGTGCAAAG GGCCAACTCAGTCACCTGGAACCCTCATAAGATGATGGGAGTGCCTCTGCAGTGCTCTGCCATTCTGGTCAGAGAGAGG GGATTATTACAGGGTTGCAACTCTATGTGTGCCGGCTACCTCTTCCAGCCAGATAAACAATATGACGTTACATATGACACCGGTGACAAGGCCATTCAGTGCGGACGACACGTTGATATCTTTAAGTTTTGGCTTATGTGGAAGGCAAAG GGAACAGTGGGATTTGAGCAGCATATTGACAACTGCCTGGATCTGTCAGCGTACCTCTACAATAAGATAAAAAACAGAGAGGGCTTTGAGATGGTGTTTAACGAAGAG CCTCAGCACACCAATGTGTGCTTCTGGTACATTCCACCGAGCCTGCGCAGCTTACCTGATGGTAGAGAGAGGCGGGAGAGGTTGCACAAG GTGGCCCCTAAGATCAAGGCAATGATGATGGAGTCTGGGACTACAATGGTGGGCTACCAACCGCAAGGAGACAAGGTCAATTTCTTCCGCATGGTCATCTCCAATCCTGCTGCCACCAGGTCAGACATCGACTTCCTGATTGAAGAGATCGAGCGACTTGGGCATGACTTGTAA
- the LOC113123331 gene encoding Golgi reassembly-stacking protein 2, translating to MGGSQSVEIPGGGTEGYHVLRVQENSPGHRAGLEPFFDFIISICDVRLNKDNDTLKELLKMNVERPTKMLVYNSKTLAVREATVIPSNMWGGQGLLGLSIRFCSFEGANENVWHVLEVEPNSPAALAGLRAHVDYIIGADTVMTESEDLFSLVEAHEGKELKLYVYSTDTDNCCEVVITPNCDWGGEGSLGCGIGYGYLHRIPTLQVAEGKNISFPAPTPSEPAPPPKDGFTEVHLSAVIPTIPKAVSSASTGLEQSLAGLSVGSNPTSVLSNLQVTTGAPTFSVPNQVQSLPLSVNPAPTLPGLMPLPRGLPPFPNLPNLNITLPNMGQTLPPGIGLQHADLPLLPPLNLPSVIPSAMLPPSDFVLPPISTNAAPAVTLDTSPSSTIHTNSSLTKSPITASVTTSESINITISVDSS from the exons ATGGGAGGCTCTCAGAGCGTCGAGATACCGGGTGGAGGAACGGAAGGCTACCACGTCCTCAGA GTGCAAGAGAATTCCCCTGGTCACCGTGCAGGACTGGAGCCATTCTTTGATTTTATCATTTCCATTTGTGATGTTAGACTG AACAAAGACAATGACACCCTTAAAGAGCTGCTGAAGATGAATGTGGAGAGACCCACCAAGATGCTTGTATACAATAGCAAGACACTGGCAGTACGGGAGGCAACTGTCATTCCCAGCAACATGTGGGGCGGCCAGGGGCTTCTGGGACTCAGCATTCGTTTCTGCAGCTTTGAAGGAGCCAATGAAAATGTTTGGCACGTCTTG GAAGTAGAGCCAAACTCACCTGCAGCGCTGGCTGGTTTGAGGGCCCATGTTGACTATATAATAGGAGCTGACACTGTCATGACTGAG AGCGAGGATCTGTTCTCCCTTGTTGAAGCCCATGAGGGGAAGGAGCTGAAGCTGTATGTCTatagcacagacacagacaactgCTGCGAGGTAGTCATCACTCCAAACTGTGACTGGGGTGGAGAGGGCAG TCTAGGATGTGGGATTGGCTATGGATACCTGCACAGGATACCTACACTGCAAGTAGCAGAGGGCAAGAATATCAGTTTCCCTGCACCAACTCCTTCTGAACCAGCCCCTCCACCTAAAGATGGATTCACAGAG GTCCATCTCTCTGCTGTTATTCCAACCATTCCGAAAGCTGTGTCTTCGGCATCGACTGGATTAGAGCAGTCTCTTGCTGGCTTGTCGGTCGGCTCTAACCCAACGTCTGTCCTTAGTAATCTACAGGTTACTACAG GAGCTCCTACATTTTCAGTGCCCAACCAAGTACAGagtcttcctctgtctgtcaaTCCTGCTCCAACACTACCAG GTTTAATGCCCTTACCTAGAGGTCTACCACCCTTCCCTAATTTACCAAACCTCAATATCACCTTGCCAAACATGGGCCAGACGTTACCACCTGGAATTGGACTACAACATGCAG ATCTTCCGCTTCTCCCTCCTCTCAACCTGCCCAGTGTGATCCCAAGTGCCATGCTGCCTCCATCTGACTTTGTTCTTCCCCCTATCAGTACTAATGCAGCCCCTGCTGTTACACTGGACACATCTCCCTCTTCCACTATCCATACGAACAGTTCACTGACCAAAAGCCCCATCACAGCATCAGTAACCACCTCTGAGTCAATAAATATCACAATCTCTGTAGATTCATCTTAG
- the tlk1a gene encoding LOW QUALITY PROTEIN: serine/threonine-protein kinase tousled-like 1 (The sequence of the model RefSeq protein was modified relative to this genomic sequence to represent the inferred CDS: inserted 2 bases in 1 codon; deleted 1 base in 1 codon): MSVQSSGSLEGTPSWSQLSTSPIRTVFSXQHTTTVVKAQEGTMEELHSLDPRRQELLEARFMGGVSGSTGGSTGSASGGAKGLTNNECSNHSFGSLGSSSDKESEGSDVKRGSSPAYSTPEKKQSETSRGRKRKPDIQSESSQGKSIVRGPKISDYFDFQGGNGSSPVRGLPPVIRSPQNSHSHSTQGSAVRQNSSSPTSLSFGDHMMHPKQLAVKLVQTDLTVLKLAALESTKNLDLEKKEGRIDDLLRANCDLRRQIDEQQKLLEKYKERLNKCITMSKKLLIEKSTQEKQACREKSMQDRLRLGHFTTVRHGASFTEQWTDGYAFQNLVKQQEWINQQREDIERQRKLLAKRKPPSSSNSQAPTTNSEPKQRKTKAVNGAESDPFLKPSLPQLLTLAEYHEQEEIFKLRLGHLKKEEAEIQAELERLERVRNLHIRELKRINNEDSSQFKDHPTLNERYLLLHLLGRGGFSEVYKAFDLIEQRYAAVKIHQLNKNWREEKKENYHKHACREYRIHKELDHPRIVKLYDYFSLDTDTFCTVMEYCEGNDLDFYLKQHKLMSEKEARSIVMQIVNALKYLNEIKPPIIHYDLKPGNILLVDGTACGEIKITDFGLSKIMDDDNYGVDGMDLTSQGAGTYWYLPPECFVVGKEPPKISNKVDVWSVGVIFFQCLYGRKPFGHNQSQQDILQENTILKATDVQFPVKPVASNEAKAFIRRCLAYRKEDRIDVHQLGSDPYLLPHMRRSSSSGNLQMSAAGSGPASSSVISY; this comes from the exons ATGAGTGTCCAAAGTAGTGGAAGTTTGGAGGGGACGCCATCT TGGTCCCAGCTCTCCACGTCCCCAATACGGACCGTGTTTTC GCAACATACCACGACAGTGGTGAAGGCCCAGGAAG GTACAATGGAGGAGCTGCACAGTCTGGACCCTCGGAgacaggagctgctggaggcACGCTTTATGGGCGGGGTCAGCGGCAGCACAGGGGGCAGCACTGGCAGCGCAAGTGGGGGAGCCAAA GGTTTGACCAATAATGAATGTTCAAATCACAGTTTTGGAAGCCTGGGATCCTCAAGTGACAAGGAGTCAGAG GGGTCTGATGTGAAAAGAGGCAGTTCTCCTGCCTATTCG ACCCCAGAGAAGAAACAGTCTGAAACGAGCAGaggtagaaaaagaaaacctgacaTCCAATCAGAGAGCAGTCAAG GAAAATCAATTGTGCGAGGACCCAAAATAAGCGATTATTTTGAT TTCCAAGGAGGGAATGGGTCCAGTCCTGTGAGAGGTCTCCCACCAGTGATTCGTTCACCCCAGAACTCACATTCCCACTCCACTCAGGGCTCTGCT GTTAGACAAAATAGTTCATCTCCTACTAGTCTGTCTTTTGGGGACCACATGATGCATCCAAAGCAACTAGCAGTCAAATTGGTTCAG ACTGACCTTACAGTGTTGAAATTGGCTGCCCTTGAAAGCACGAAGAATCTAGACCTTGAAAAGAAAGAGGGGAGAATAGATGATTTGTTAAGG GCAAACTGTGATCTCAGGAGACAGATAGATGAACAACAAAAATTACTTGAAAAGTACAAGGAACGCTTGAATAAATGCATCACCATGAGCAAGAAGTTGCTTATAGAAAAg AGCACCCAAGAGAAGCAGGCCTGTCGGGAGAAGAGTATGCAAGATAGGCTACGTTTAGGTCATTTCACTACAGTGAGACATGGAGCCTCGTTCACAGAACAGTGGACAGATGGCTATGCCTTCCAGAACCTTGTCAA ACAGCAAGAGTGGATAAACCAACAGAGAGAGGATAttgagaggcagagaaaactTCTAGCCAAGAGGAAACCTCCATCCTCTAGTAACTCCCAAGCACCGACGACAAACTCAGAGCCAAAGCAACGTAAAACCAAGGCAGTGAATGGAGCAGAAAGTGATCCCTTTCTAAAACCCAGCCTACCTCAGCT GCTGACACTAGCAGAATACCACGAACAGGAAGAGATCTTTAAATTGCGACTCGGACATCTCAAAAAG GAAGAAGCTGAGATCCAGGCGGAGCTGGAGCGTCTGGAGAGAGTGCGCAACCTTCACATTCGGGAGCTGAAGAgaataaataatgaagacaGTTCACA ATTTAAAGATCACCCAACGTTGAATGAACGATATCTGCTCCTACACCTTCTAGGGAGAGGGGGTTTTAGTGAAGTTTACAAG gcTTTTGATTTAATTGAGCAACGATATGCTGCTGTCAAAATCCACCAACTTAACAAGAactggagagaagagaaaaaggagaactATCACAA GCATGCATGTCGAGAGTACAGAATACACAAGGAGCTGGACCATCCTCGTATTGTGAAACTTTATGACTACTTCTCACTGGACACAGACAC GTTTTGCACCGTTATGGAGTACTGCGAAGGCAACGACTTGGATTTCTACTTGAAGCAGCATAAGCTAATGTCTGAGAAGGAGGCTCGATCGATAGTCATGCAGATTGTGAATGCACTAAAATACCTGAATGAAATCAAACCCCCGATCATCCATTATGATCTTAAGCCAG GCAACATCTTGTTAGTGGATGGGACAGCCTGTGGGGAAATCAAAATCACTGACTTTGGTTTGTCCAAAATCATGGACGACGACAACTATGGCGTAGATGGGATGGACCTGACATCACAAGGTGCAGGGACCTATTG GTACTTGCCTCCTGAATGTTTTGTGGTTGGTAAAGAGCCTCCAAAGATCTCGAATAAGGTGGACGTCTGGTCTGTGGGTGTTATCTTTTTCCAGTGTCTGTATGGAAGGAAG CCTTTTGGCCATAATCAGTCACAGCAGGACATCTTGCAGGAAAACACCATACTCAAAGCTACAGATGTACAGTTCCCTGTTAAGCCTGTTGCCAGTAATGAAGCAAAG GCCTTTATAAGGCGGTGCCTGGCATACAGGAAGGAGGACCGGATTGACGTTCACCAGCTGGGAAGCGACCCCTATCTGCTCCCGCATATGCGGAGGTCAAGCTCCTCTGGAAATTTGCAGATGAGTGCTGCTGGCTCAGGACCAGCGTCTTCCAGTGTCATCTCATACTGA